CAACGACATCTACTGGTCTCCATTAGGAACCGGTATGAATGAGGGGGTTGCTGCTTTGACAATCTTTGATGGCAAACTTATCGCCGGTGGCAAGTTCACTACCGCTGGGGGAGTAGAAGTCAATCGTATTGCGGCATGGGATGGAAATTCCTGGTCTTCATTAGGAACTGGGATGGACAACAACGTCTATTGTTTAGCAGTATATGACGGCAAACTGGTCGCCGGAGGGGTATTCACGACCGCGGGTGGTGTGCCCGCAAGAAATATCGCTTCCTGGGATGGCAGCGCATGGATGCCAATCGGGGAAGGAATGCAATATCCGGGCAGCTTATCGTATGTCAAGGCGCTTCTGGTCAAAGATGCTCGGCTCATTGCCTCTGGTGAATTCACTATTGCGGGCGGGACCTCCGCCAACCACATCGCCTCCTGGGATGGAGTCTCGTGGTCACCCCTCGGGCAGGGAGTTAGCGACTTTCATTCTTCTATCTGGGCACTATATGAATTTCAGGGCAGTCTCTATGCAGGTGGGAGTTTCAGGTATGCAGATGGAATTGAAGTCTGGAATATTGCGAAGTGGGACGGCCTATCGTGGAATCGACTGGGGGGTGGTATATTTGGCGACGCCTGTACCATTTTCGATTTCCAGGGAAAGATGGTGGTAGGTGGGTATTTCGACTATGCTGCCAATAGGCCAAACGCTTGGACCGTCGAAGCCATTGGAATTGCTAATTGGGACGGCGTCTCTTGGTCGTCGCTGGGATCTGGATTGACTCATCATGGTGATTATCATGGCTATGCGTATGTCGTAACCTTATATGAAAACAGGCTAATCGCAGGAGGATACTTCACTTCCGCCGGTGGAACTTCAGCCAGTGCAATAGCTGCATGGGACGGTCTGTCCTGGGCACCCCTTGGTAGCGGTCTCGACGGCATCAATTTCTGGAATGTCAATGCCGTGGCCGTTTTTAACGGAGACCTTGTCGTAGGCGGGTCGTTTATCAGCGCCGGCGGCAAGGAATGCAATAGGATTGCGATCTGGTCAAAGCATGGTTATCTGTGCGGCGATGCCAATGACGATGGTTCTTTCAGCATTATTGATATCTCCCGTATCATCGGTTATCTCTATAAGAATGGTCTACCCCCGAATCCGCTGGCTTGCGGAGATGCTGATGGTAGTGGTGCAACAAATATGTTCGACGTTATTTACCTTTTGTCCTACCTTTACAAGGATGGCCCCGCGCCGGCTTGCCCGTGAACAATTG
This DNA window, taken from Candidatus Zixiibacteriota bacterium, encodes the following:
- a CDS encoding dockerin type I repeat-containing protein; translated protein: MKRNLISLVCCLPQFLLAISTLIAVSGNASAHPNDIYWSPLGTGMNEGVAALTIFDGKLIAGGKFTTAGGVEVNRIAAWDGNSWSSLGTGMDNNVYCLAVYDGKLVAGGVFTTAGGVPARNIASWDGSAWMPIGEGMQYPGSLSYVKALLVKDARLIASGEFTIAGGTSANHIASWDGVSWSPLGQGVSDFHSSIWALYEFQGSLYAGGSFRYADGIEVWNIAKWDGLSWNRLGGGIFGDACTIFDFQGKMVVGGYFDYAANRPNAWTVEAIGIANWDGVSWSSLGSGLTHHGDYHGYAYVVTLYENRLIAGGYFTSAGGTSASAIAAWDGLSWAPLGSGLDGINFWNVNAVAVFNGDLVVGGSFISAGGKECNRIAIWSKHGYLCGDANDDGSFSIIDISRIIGYLYKNGLPPNPLACGDADGSGATNMFDVIYLLSYLYKDGPAPACP